The sequence tactgatatgctcctgatccgtaggctgatatgatgacaaaaggtcctaaccaattaggttcaaatttccccttcttctctcgatcttgctgatttctgggattttctttagGATGAGATCACTGACTTTGaaatcccttgggatgactttgtgattatagcttctgcacattcatTTCTGATATGTCTTGAGATGATTAtgggcatgttgtcatttttcatccagaagttCTAGTTCCTGCAACCTACTTAtttgatattcctcatctggtatgatgcccttcaaagatactcaaagagatgggatttctacctcaagaggtagaattgcctctgaaccatacaccaatgaatatggtgtcgCCCTTGTAGGTGTCTTGATACTAGTCCTGTAGGCCTaaagtgtcagattgagttgtacatgccaatccttgccaacatcaattactattttcttgaggatttttaggattgttttgtttgacgcttctgcttggccattcccctacgagtagtatggtgtagagaagcgatgttggattttgaatcgttcaaaTAGATatcgcacatcttgattcttgaaaggacatctgttatctatgatgatagaattgggaatgccatatctgcaaatgagaaaattgaggatgaatgatgagatctgttTTCTAGTTATGGTGGTCatcgggactgcttcaatccactcgGTGAAACACTTcatggtggtgataatgaacttatgcccatttgaagaggaaggatcaATTTTCCCTACCAGATCAAGTCCCAATTGATAGAAAAGCAAAGATGTGGTGAACAATTGCaactcctatgttggtgcatgtatgaggttaccgtgaatttgacatttaagacatttcttagcaaattgataggactctctttccaccgtcggccagtaatatcccattctcagaagtttcttggcaagagtaggatcACTTGATTGCATACtataaatacctttgtgaagctcatgtaaggaagAGTCAGATTCCTTACgatcgaggcatcaaagaagagtaccatctagacctcaatggtaaagTACGTCAATGATTAAGGTATAGCGGGCAGCTTTTCGGATGAAGCTacatttttggttgcgagataggttgggtgggagagtattatttttgagataatcatagatcttcTTGTACAGAGGTGAATCCGAACCAGTTAGGGCAAGGACGAAttgggatgcggaattgtcataggttggggaaaacaattggtctaccaggaactcataacaactcTGTTTATTTGGAATTTGCATCAGTGAAGCGATAGTGACCATTGCATCGACAACTATGTTgtccaatcttgaaatctgctcAAAGGCGATGTGTATAAAGTATTTTTTGGAGTCATCCATCATTCTCTTGTAAGAtattagtttatcatcctttgtctgatagtcatcgttgatctaattgataactaattgagaatccccataaactttcaattctgtgattcgCCATTCTATGACTACCTTAATTCCTgttactagggcttcatattcaacaatgttgttggtgcatggaaacattactctataagatcttggaattgtgtgcccctttGGATTGACGAACAGGATGTCAGCACCCGattcatgttgtgtataggatccatcaaagtatagggtccattgcttgggtgtgatagtgagtacatccatgtctggaaattgcacctgtagtggttgttggtctggtagtggtgcttcttccagttgatctgcaattacttgtcctttgatagctcatcgttTTGTGTactgaatatcaaactcacttagaatcatgacccatttagccaatcttcctatgagagctcccttgctgagtagatacttgagaggatcgatctttgctaccagcttgattgtgtgggctaacatatagtggcataacttttgagaagaaaacaccACTGCCAAGCAAGCTTTCTCACTGATCAACAACTACCCATGTATGATACTTTTCTTGCAACTGTTTGTATAATAGTTGGCTATGTACTAGGAAGGAAAGAAAGACTAGTTAAGCAATATGTGGTCTTTTAACCAAGAGGCTATGGGATGAAGGGATTGATGTCGAAAGTGTAAGATGGAATAGGTAGCATGCCCCTTCTGATTACATCCTTTCCCCATAGTTTTCACTGTAAATAAGGATCAGAATGCAACAAACATAGCTTCTAACTCTATGCAAATACGTCATGGTTTTATATGACTTTATCTTTAGGGGAACCAAGTCTTTAATCTAGTGCCTTTGCTATTTCCATGACTGCATTCATGAGAACATGTGGGATGTGGAAACGAAAAATGACGATATGggtaaatttttttgaaataagatTAAGAAGATAAAAGATTGAATGTCCTCGATAAAAGCTAGTTAAGAGGACAAGCGATCTATATGAACAAGATTACAATGTGCTAGTCCATATTCAATTTCAATGGCCACTTTTGACTAAATGTGGCAAGCTTTAACAAGCAAGAATAGAGATTTATTTTTTATCACTTTTGTGTTTTTTCTTTTCAATGAAACAAAAATTGGCTAGGCTGTATGGGACGGCTAGTGTTTACTATTTTTTCTTAGATGTGTTTGAGATGTTTCTAAAATTTGGCAAAATTTGGGGATGGCAGGGGGACATTTCAGCCCATGTGCCCTCGAGTTAAATAGGAAAATATGTCTACCAACTAATCTTTTGATCCACAAAACTCTTAGTAGATTTGTTTGTTGTTCTCTAGCTCTCTTGATGAAATGGTACCTAATGTTAATATGTTTGACTCACTAATAACATATAGTAAGACATTTATTTCCCTTGAGTCATAACAAATGATCATTAATCACCCAACTCAAACGTTCAAAACTTGCTTGATTGCTATTTCATTTGACATGAGAATATTTATGCTTTTACAACATTTTGATCACATTTCTGACCTTTTGCCAACTAGATATGCCAATCCATCCACAATTCATTTGTAGCCTATATTTCATAGGTTGTTTCTTCCACTGTCTATTTCAACACATTTTTTAAGAAGGATCCTATAATCCACAAATAGTACAAGGATAGATATCTCAACATGTTTCCTTTTTATGTCTTTACTTGTTATAATGAGAACATTGAAACCAATACATTTCTTGAATTGATTTGTTTCTAATTATATTACCCGTCACATCATTTGTATTTTTTTCACTTCTATTATATCAAGGTCCTTCATTCTCTAGCCCTACACTTGGTATGGGCTCTTTAATTCCTTGCCCATACTTTCCCAAACTTTTTCCATTATAATTCAGTTTTTTCATAATTATAAAGCCAACATTTTTGACAAAACATTCTTTGTTATTATCATCACAGCTAGCAAGATGTGATGTCCCAAATCTGATAATAGAATTTAGtaatagataataataataataaaaaataataataaaaaaatcatattaaaaaattatgataattacattattatttaaaatgatattttattgtcaatttacatcttgaatttatatttacaatatttattagtttacattatatatattgaataatttcattatatttacaatatatatttatatgttcatAATACACATAGCATGTACTAGATTTTAATAGTGATGAACAATGATGTTCTTAAACATTTATTAACCCATTGCCTAAGAAGCCTAATAGTCTCCTTTGAACGGTGGGTTGAGTGGGATGACCTCCACATCGGGTCCCACTAAGTAGAAGGGTAGCGACTCTTCACATAAGAAGAGCTACCAAGTGCAAAACATCGTGGCTTTTCACCACGATGTGGGGGAGGATAAATACCCTCCCCTCCGTGTAAATTGGGATAGAAAAAAAAATACGAAGATAACCACTCCAGAGtcccagaaaagaagaaagagcaaGGATCGGGTCTACCAGTAGATAAAAAGAATAATACGGCAGTGACAGGTACGAATTTCCCTAACTTTCTGACTTAACATTTAATATGATGGTCAGcattataaattaaaatcaaatctgtgaatcaatgaaaataaattaagtgaacattcttaaataaaataatgacaaTTAAAATGAGATATTAATTCACAGCACTGTCAAACATAACATATAAACATATGCCTGTGTATACCTCCAAGGATACATAATAGTATAATACTCTTCAATTTGGGTTTGCACAAATTATCGTAATGCTGTCAATATAAGGGATAATAAATTGATTGTAATGAAATAatgataataaataattaataccaATTCAAGTAATACTAACAGGAAATGATGATAATCCAATACAAGGAATTAACGTAATAAGATAATTATGATAGATAAATATAACTTATTTGGAGTATCACAAATGATTCATTGTAAATGAGGGACTCTCTCTTAAGTACGCCACTCCATGATAGATGCCTAACACGGGACTCTCTCTTGGTGGTTGGACCTTCAATTCCCTACACAGTATGATCCAGAGGATTGACAAATTCATACACTGCAAACAATCtggtttcaaaaaaaaatattattcttagaTACGAGAAATCGCTTGGAGCGGTTTAATTCCTTGGATAGACTGTGCATGGAGATGGAAATTACATGGTCACTCTTTACTCCCTTTCCATTTTCACAAGCATAATGCATTGCTTTTCTAGGCAGAAGATTAAGTAGGGCAGTTCCTACATCAGAAAAATCTTGTCAGATGAGACTTTCAGCCATGTATAATACTATGAGGTTTGAAGCTTATATTGCTTTCATTGAATTTTACTGTAACATATGGGATTAACATAGCTTTTTGATGCTTAGTCCTTATTTCTTAAATTTAaatacatcaaatttttaaaatataccCTAGTGCTCTTGATGAGCTGTTGACCAAGGGTCAGATTTTGTTGTTTTAAAGCGATCTTATATCCTGTTTACACTCGCTGCCTATAAACAAatctatgtaatattttgattttgctaCTGTTTAGGTTTTTTTGGCAGGGTAACGATCTTTAATAGCATACTtacaatatttaatatatttttcaaaGTATAAACAAAACAAAAGTCTATTGGATAATGATTAATGATTTTTCCAAAAGTAGAAACTAAAGttacatataaatataaaatacacaTTATTCTTTTCAAAACAAAAGTAAAACAAATAATGTTCAAATAAAAAGAAAGTAAACAatgtagataaaataaaataattcttaaataaaagttaaaattcATGTGTCTATGTAGTGACTAGTCAATAAAATAGTTTTGAAGtattttaaaagaaatttttaaataattaaaataggtGTTGTCTTTTTTCTATCTATGTGTGTTTGTAGTAGTTTATATAGATAAgaaaatttaatatttatgtaaaaaaaaaaaaataactctTCAAAATAAAAGTAAGAATTTATTTTTCATTATATATATTCTTTCGATTTTGGCTTCCCATTTCTAAGAATTACTAAATCTCTTATTCAATATAATGGACCGTGGAAATCATACATCTACAGTAAATAATTTGTCTTCTTGttatatagattttcaaaaatgaaaaaaaatagttcaaataaaaataaagtaatAAAAAAAGTTACATatttagtaaataaaataatatttagaacTATTGAAACTAGCATAGATATCTATGGGCATCTTCTagatagatatatttaagatatttatGCTTAAATAAGCATCTTTAGACTAATATCTACTGTCTTCTTTTAGATAGATATCttagatatcttaaatatatctattGCTATTATTTCCTCCCTTCATTAATATTTTATTTGGCACTTTCTACTCTGTTTTTCTTCCTTTTGCAGGTGGAGATTTTGTTAAAGTCTACACTTGTAAAGACATTTGCAAGTTGCAACCTTAATGGGAGACATTTGTGATAATGTAAATGTTGCCTCAACAAAATTAGAGCATTTTGCCCACTTAGAGGAGAAAGGTTTAATTAGCTCCACAGGTTCTCATGGCGAGAGTTGTGTGTTCAGTTCTGATCATTGCTCTGAAAATATCTGTGACTCGGACCCAAAGGGCCTTTCGGCTGGAAACAATGTATCTACAAGTACAGGTGAAACAAAACATTCTCCTTTAAAAGTTGGAAAGAAGCCTCTTATTGCAAGTGTTTACAGATCAGATGTAGTCCAAAGTAGATCAGAAGAGGGTGTGTTTGGAATGGTAACTAGAGTTGCAGGTGATTCAGACTCCTCAGattatgataatgaagaagaagatgatgttgaATCTATTTCAGGAGATCATGCTCGAGTAGTTTGGTCAAATCTTGTTGAGACAACTGAGAAACTTGAAGATCTTATTGTAGTTGATAGGAGCTTTATGCATGGTGACATTGTTGCATCTATTTCAGATCCAAAAGGACAGACAGGTACAGTAGTCAGCATTGACCTTTTTGTTGACTTGAAGATGCCCTCTGGAGAAATTAAAATAGATGTCCCTAGCAGGAAGCTGAAACGGATAAAAGCCTTCACAGAAGAAGATTATGTACTTCGTGATTCTTGGCTGGGCCGGGTTGATGAGGTTGTAGATAATGTCACAGTTTTGTTTGATGATGGTTCAAAGTGTAAAGTAATGAGGGCAGACCCTGAGTGCCTTATGTCAGTTTCTAAGAATGTTTTTGAAGATACAATCTTTCCTTATTATCCAGGTCAGCGTGTACGGGGTACTTCTTCAGTTGTTTTCAAAAGTGCTAGATGGCTCCGAGGTACATGGAAGGCATCTCGTATGGAGGGTACAGTCAGTAATGTTGAGGCGGGTTCAGTATATGTTTACTGGATTGCTCCACCGAGTCCTGCATCTACTATTAGTTCAACAAATGTCCCTGCAAATATGCAAGACCCTAAACATTTAaagcttttgtcttgtttttcataTGCTAATTGGCAACTAGCTGATTGGTGTTTCCTCCCAACATCTGGAAGGAAATTAGGCATAACTTTCCCTGTCAAGCAAGATGCCTTACCAGATAAAGACACAGAACTAACAACAGACTGTGACACGTTGCCTTCTTTTGATTCATCTTCCCCTACTACTTCAGGATCAGTACAGAATGGCACGGTACCTGCACAGGATTGTTGTAAGCGCAGAGTGAAACGTGATAAAAAACTTCCTAAGAAAGATGATGTTTTTGAATCAGCACTGCTTATTGTGAACACAAAGACAAAGGTTGATGTACTTTGGCAAGATGGCACAAAGTCATTTGGAGTTGATTCAAAGGTCTTGTTTGCTGTTTATAATCTTGGTGAGCATGATTTCCGGCCTGAGCAGTATGTGCTAGAGAAGGGTTCCGATGAGGATGGAGAAGATTCTCAAACTAGGCGCGTAGGAGTTGTAAAAACTGTGGATTCAAAAGAACGTACTGCCCTAGTGAGATGGCAGAAAACTGTGTCTCGACCACAAGATCCTCGAGAGTTTGACAATGAAGAGATAGTGAGTGTTTATGACCTAGTTGGGCATCCAGATTACAACTATTTTATTGGGGACATTGTGATACGGCTTCCCCCTGTAGAAGAGGTATCACAGGCCTCTGATGCTGTTAAAAtgtcagttgatgaaaaagaatgtgAAATTGAGGCAAATATTGATAAAGATTGTGAGATTGAATTAAAATGTGGGGAGTGTGTTAAATCAGATCCATCCTCAGAGGAAAGAAGTTTGAAAAAGCGACAAAAGACTGATCTTGGTTTTGATTTTGAGGATCACATTGGTGATGATAAAGAAATTGACTTTCAGACAAAATGTGTAAGTGATACCAAAAGTATGGATGCTTCTTTGCAGCAAGGGGCTTCAAGAAGGTGTCGCAAGGCTAAAGTTGATGCAAAGGTTGAAGATATGGATTTCTCATGGATTGGGAATATTATAGGTGTTAGAGATGGGGAAATTGAAGTGATGTGGGCAGATGGAACAGTTACAAAGGTAAGCACTCTCTTGTTTTTCTTGTATCTATTATGAGGTTAAATCcttttttaatatctcttctgaGATTTGCTTCATACCATCGCAATGAGTAGTGTCTAATGCTTTGTTGTGAAATTTTTATGGGTTTTGTGGTTGACTTTATTCTATTTTTTCCGTCATATTTTAGGCCAAAACATTTTTCACAAAATGTGTAAATAGTAGAGAAATCTAACTTTAGGTGGGATTACCAGTTCTGCAACTCATGTCAATTTGCaaagtattaaattttaaattttttttctgtaGATAAAGAATTGGGACACTTTCTTTCTATTTAATCTGCCACATACTGGTGAAGAAAAGCCATTAGTCACTTAAACTTCATCCAAATGATATCCAAAATAGAAACTAAGATGACCGCTAGGTTGTTCTTATTAACAAGATGCTAGAAATCCTTTTGATTGAAGGAACTATGTGTTCGAGAGTGAGTTTGTTTCTCAACACTGAACCAATCAAACTTTATTGATAATTAACGATATTGATAATCTCTTTATCAATCATAAAACTGGCCATCCATCGTCTTTACGATAGTATGTCCTAGCTTGACATATGTTGTGCTTATATCAGGATATCATAGTTGTACGTCTGTCATTGTTTTTGCAAGAAAAGCCCTATATGAACCTGGTTGGATGTCCTGGACCATCATAGTAGGGTGTCCAAATTTGATTTCCTCCATCTTTATACATGGAAGGCCtgatatcttccatcttcaagaacCTTTTGACATTCTCCATTTTCTCAACATGAAATCTTATATCTGAGTTGGACATCTCGTCTCTTCCCTACTTACCGCTCCTTGCTACAAATCCCTATTAGACATCCCACATTAGCTTCTCCACTTTTATCTCTTTACCAAAATTTCTTGTTCCACGTGTCTTCTCCCTTGGTGGACTTGAGGATAACTAGGAAAGGAGAGTTGTTATGAATGGTAGGCTGCAAATCAATGGGGAAATAGATGACTTTGAGGGAAAAGGAGAAGCAATGCTTTTAAGCTCCGGTAGATTTCAAAATTATATTACTAAGTGCTTCATGTGGAGTTCCTCTATATAACAAGCATAATTTACATATGGGCATTTTGTTTTAAAGATATACATATGGGTGtctgatttttatttgtttaattaatttcttGTATTTTGCAGGTTGGACCACAATCAATTTTTGTAGTTGGCAGGGATGATGATATGGAGTCAACTCAAAGTAGTTTTGAtgagaatgataatgatgatgctgcAAGCTGGGAAACtgttgatgataatatgatggCTACATTTGATGCCGATGAGCAGCAGGTATGATAAATTCTTAAAATAAGGCTCTGTGATGCTTGGTTAATAGGATGCCCTTTTTGAGTAAGTATTTTATAACCATAGTTCTCTGCATTTTTCAATCAGTTGGAGCAAAGCGTAGAACCTGCAATGGACCAGGCTACAGATGCTGCACATACTTCAAATGAAAACTTGCACAAAATTAGTGATACCAACACATCAGTATTGCGAGCTTTTGGATTTGTTGCCAGGCTTGCCACTGGTTTTCTTGGATTCCGAGGTTCTAAGAATTCATCAGACACATTGGATCCAAGTTCTCAAGAGCAAGCTATGCAGAAACATGGAATTGCAAAGAACACTGACAGGACAGAGGCTAGTGGCATTGAAGGAGACCAACTTACAAGAGATTTGAATTGTCATCTGGAACCTGGTGGTGATTCCATACACATTAAAGATGGTTTGACTTCTTTGCCAGCAACTGCAGACTTAGGTGATAAAATGGACTCAGAGTGTGGTGACCACAACAATGTGGAAGGCACACAAGATGGCCAAGATCAAACGAAAGTCTCTACTGAAGATGATTTGACAAGGAGCATACCTATTGATATTAAACAAAATTTACAAGAAATGAACAGCT comes from Cryptomeria japonica unplaced genomic scaffold, Sugi_1.0 HiC_scaffold_2056, whole genome shotgun sequence and encodes:
- the LOC131069174 gene encoding probable ubiquitin-conjugating enzyme E2 23, yielding MGDICDNVNVASTKLEHFAHLEEKGLISSTGSHGESCVFSSDHCSENICDSDPKGLSAGNNVSTSTGETKHSPLKVGKKPLIASVYRSDVVQSRSEEGVFGMVTRVAGDSDSSDYDNEEEDDVESISGDHARVVWSNLVETTEKLEDLIVVDRSFMHGDIVASISDPKGQTGTVVSIDLFVDLKMPSGEIKIDVPSRKLKRIKAFTEEDYVLRDSWLGRVDEVVDNVTVLFDDGSKCKVMRADPECLMSVSKNVFEDTIFPYYPGQRVRGTSSVVFKSARWLRGTWKASRMEGTVSNVEAGSVYVYWIAPPSPASTISSTNVPANMQDPKHLKLLSCFSYANWQLADWCFLPTSGRKLGITFPVKQDALPDKDTELTTDCDTLPSFDSSSPTTSGSVQNGTVPAQDCCKRRVKRDKKLPKKDDVFESALLIVNTKTKVDVLWQDGTKSFGVDSKVLFAVYNLGEHDFRPEQYVLEKGSDEDGEDSQTRRVGVVKTVDSKERTALVRWQKTVSRPQDPREFDNEEIVSVYDLVGHPDYNYFIGDIVIRLPPVEEVSQASDAVKMSVDEKECEIEANIDKDCEIELKCGECVKSDPSSEERSLKKRQKTDLGFDFEDHIGDDKEIDFQTKCVSDTKSMDASLQQGASRRCRKAKVDAKVEDMDFSWIGNIIGVRDGEIEVMWADGTVTKVGPQSIFVVGRDDDMESTQSSFDENDNDDAASWETVDDNMMATFDADEQQLEQSVEPAMDQATDAAHTSNENLHKISDTNTSVLRAFGFVARLATGFLGFRGSKNSSDTLDPSSQEQAMQKHGIAKNTDRTEASGIEGDQLTRDLNCHLEPGGDSIHIKDGLTSLPATADLGDKMDSECGDHNNVEGTQDGQDQTKVSTEDDLTRSIPIDIKQNLQEMNSLPISINDGQNLFKHFDSVQDPADHYFFNETAQNCNDRKWSKKVQQEWSLLEKNLPESIYVRVYEDRIDLLRAVIIGASGTPYQDGLFFFDIYLPSKYPQAPPAVYYHSRGLRLNPNLYETGKVCLSLLNTWIGRGNEIWDPTSSSILQVLVSLQGLVLNARPYFNEAGYDKQVGTAEGEKNSLAYNENSFLLTCKLMLYLLHRPPQHFENFIKDHFRRRGHSILCACGAFMNGAEVGSLSEVPLKSGQVSQNNSSVGFRFMLDKIIPKLKSAFDELGRNDD